In Janthinobacterium rivuli, a single genomic region encodes these proteins:
- a CDS encoding PAS domain S-box protein yields the protein MSSTPALRSQAGASGVAFLLQLERRLRLLQDTGEILSLSAQLLGQRLGAQQVACFDIDQTLQCPTLQHAWSDGLAPGAAGEYFLGDYAAGLADALAAGQALAVSDVASDPRTAMPAALATFARLGIRAFLNIPIAKDGQLAALFVVHSRAARLWHADEIELAVQVSERVWSTILRARAEARLRTLTASMEMQVAERTREFGRTWNVSPDLLGVLNLDGYFEHSNPAWQATLGWSAEEIRTTKFFELIHPDDLPRTYAAWDAANQGQPALRFENRYRHKLGGWHWLSWVAVPEGEKVYCSARDITVEKKLEADLAARNSERERLWRSAQDLMVAIDADGCFAAVNPAAGAILGWLPEEMLGRSIFDFLLPDDAAATRQALLQVGKESMPSFENRYRHRDGGHRWLSWVAAPEGDLIFATGRHVTVEKEAQNTLRSMQESLRHSEMALLQSQKLEALGKLTGGVAHDFNNVLQIISGNLQLLQLGLDDDPLAAKRIASASAAVERGAKLSAQLLAFARRQPLKPLVTDLAQLLRATEELLRRATGESIETRLLLADDCWRALVDPHQLENVILNLAINARDAMDGQGQLTIELSNSVLDSDYTARHADVAPGDYVQLAVSDTGTGIPAELLDKIFEPFFTTKKEGEGTGLGLSMAYGFLRQSGGHLTVDSLPGHGSTFRIYLPRSLEAETELPLQLGGPVLGGKETILVVEDDVQVQTTVVDMLRGLGYVVLRASDGESALAIIGSGVPIDLLFTDVVMPGKVPSTALARQARVLLPQLAVLFTSGYTQDAMMQGGRLEPGVELLSKPYRREDLARRIRHLLANGRHVTALHQYRAQLAPQQPVPSLPGVRHILLVEDNADARAMTGELLAMLGHTVLAVGTAEEALPLLGTPGLELLLTDISLPRMSGAELAEVAARDYPQLEVVFSTGHAPANSGVLDPQARFLVKPFTVEQLQQALLPPSLGA from the coding sequence ATGAGCAGCACTCCCGCCCTCCGCAGCCAGGCTGGCGCCAGCGGCGTCGCCTTTTTGCTGCAGCTGGAACGCCGGCTGCGCCTGCTGCAAGACACGGGCGAGATCCTGTCCCTGTCGGCGCAATTGCTGGGCCAGCGCCTGGGCGCCCAGCAAGTGGCCTGTTTCGATATCGACCAGACCCTGCAGTGCCCCACCCTGCAGCATGCGTGGAGCGATGGCCTGGCGCCGGGCGCCGCCGGCGAGTATTTCCTCGGCGATTACGCGGCCGGCCTGGCCGATGCGCTTGCCGCCGGCCAGGCGCTGGCCGTCAGCGATGTGGCCAGCGACCCGCGCACGGCCATGCCGGCCGCGCTGGCCACGTTCGCGCGCCTGGGCATCCGCGCCTTCCTGAACATTCCCATTGCCAAGGATGGCCAGCTGGCGGCCCTGTTCGTCGTGCACAGCCGCGCTGCGCGCCTGTGGCATGCGGACGAAATCGAACTGGCCGTGCAAGTGTCGGAACGGGTCTGGTCGACCATTTTGCGGGCGCGGGCGGAAGCGCGCCTGCGCACCCTGACTGCCAGCATGGAAATGCAAGTGGCCGAGCGCACGCGCGAATTCGGCCGTACCTGGAACGTCAGCCCCGATCTGCTGGGCGTGCTTAACCTCGACGGCTATTTCGAACACTCGAACCCCGCCTGGCAAGCCACCCTGGGCTGGTCGGCCGAGGAAATCCGCACGACGAAATTTTTTGAACTGATCCATCCGGACGACTTGCCGCGCACCTATGCGGCCTGGGATGCGGCCAACCAGGGCCAGCCGGCGCTGCGCTTCGAAAACCGCTACCGCCACAAGCTGGGCGGCTGGCACTGGCTGTCGTGGGTAGCCGTGCCCGAGGGCGAGAAGGTGTATTGCAGTGCGCGCGACATCACCGTGGAAAAGAAACTGGAAGCGGACCTGGCCGCGCGCAACAGCGAACGCGAGCGGCTATGGCGCAGCGCGCAAGACCTGATGGTGGCCATCGATGCCGATGGCTGCTTTGCCGCCGTCAACCCGGCCGCCGGCGCCATCCTGGGCTGGCTGCCCGAAGAAATGCTGGGCCGCAGCATCTTCGACTTCTTGCTGCCCGACGATGCCGCCGCCACGCGCCAGGCCTTGCTGCAAGTTGGCAAGGAATCCATGCCCAGCTTTGAGAACCGCTACCGGCACCGCGATGGCGGCCACCGCTGGCTGTCGTGGGTGGCGGCGCCCGAAGGCGACCTGATCTTCGCCACCGGGCGCCACGTCACTGTGGAAAAAGAGGCGCAAAACACCTTGCGCAGCATGCAGGAATCATTGCGCCACAGCGAGATGGCCCTGCTGCAATCGCAAAAGCTCGAAGCGCTGGGCAAGCTGACGGGCGGCGTGGCCCACGATTTCAATAACGTACTGCAAATTATCTCCGGCAATCTGCAACTGCTGCAGCTGGGCCTGGATGACGACCCGCTGGCCGCCAAGCGCATCGCCAGCGCTTCGGCCGCCGTGGAACGGGGCGCCAAGCTGTCGGCCCAGCTGCTGGCCTTTGCGCGGCGCCAACCCTTGAAACCGCTGGTGACCGACCTGGCGCAACTGCTGCGCGCGACGGAAGAACTGCTGCGGCGGGCCACCGGCGAAAGCATCGAGACGCGCTTGCTGCTGGCCGACGACTGCTGGCGCGCCCTGGTCGACCCGCACCAGCTGGAAAACGTCATCCTCAACCTGGCCATCAACGCGCGCGACGCCATGGATGGCCAGGGCCAGCTGACCATTGAACTCAGTAACAGCGTGCTGGACAGCGACTACACGGCCCGCCATGCGGACGTGGCGCCCGGCGACTACGTGCAACTGGCCGTCTCGGATACGGGCACGGGCATTCCCGCCGAGCTGCTGGACAAGATTTTCGAACCGTTCTTCACGACAAAAAAGGAAGGCGAAGGCACGGGGCTGGGTTTGAGCATGGCCTACGGCTTCCTGCGCCAGAGCGGCGGCCACCTGACGGTGGACAGTTTGCCGGGCCATGGCAGCACCTTCCGCATCTACCTGCCACGCTCGCTTGAAGCGGAAACGGAACTGCCGCTGCAACTGGGCGGCCCGGTGCTGGGCGGCAAGGAAACCATTCTCGTCGTGGAAGACGACGTGCAGGTGCAAACGACGGTGGTCGACATGCTGCGCGGCCTCGGCTATGTCGTGCTGCGCGCCAGCGATGGCGAAAGCGCGCTGGCCATCATCGGCAGCGGCGTCCCCATCGACCTGCTGTTTACGGATGTGGTGATGCCGGGCAAGGTGCCCAGCACGGCGCTGGCGCGCCAGGCCCGCGTGCTGCTGCCGCAGCTGGCCGTGTTGTTCACCTCGGGCTACACGCAAGACGCCATGATGCAGGGCGGCCGCCTGGAGCCGGGCGTGGAATTGTTGAGCAAACCGTACCGGCGCGAAGACCTGGCGCGGCGCATCCGTCACTTGCTGGCCAACGGCCGCCACGTGACTGCCCTGCACCAGTACCGCGCGCAGCTGGCGCCGCAGCAGCCTGTGCCATCGCTGCCTGGTGTGCGTCATATCCTGTTAGTGGAAGACAATGCGGACGCGCGTGCCATGACGGGCGAGCTGCTGGCCATGCTGGGGCACACGGTGCTGGCCGTGGGCACGGCCGAGGAAGCCTTGCCCCTGCTGGGCACGCCGGGACTGGAGCTGCTGCTGACCGACATCAGCCTGCCGCGGATGTCGGGCGCTGAGCTGGCCGAAGTCGCGGCGCGCGACTATCCGCAACTGGAAGTGGTGTTTTCCACGGGCCACGCGCCGGCCAATTCCGGCGTGCTGGACCCGCAGGCGCGCTTTCTGGTGAAACCATTTACCGTCGAGCAACTGCAGCAAGCCTTGTTGCCGCCAAGCTTGGGGGCCTAG
- a CDS encoding PAS domain-containing protein — translation MHANNILSLLDAEHSALGSIAAGADLAHALEHLLLALQDLADGGAHACLVLIDEADRFCGLSAPSLPQDLCLALRHGGEQPSPFGTAAFSGAPVYCGDITRDVHWSAGRKEAMLHGYRACWVAPVFGAKGHILGVLGLFFPAPCHPTQPEIELLALAARVAAHVIERGQLEQALHDSREHFHYAIELNTQVLWTADVDGKLDYVAQRWREWTGGIGLGTSWLDAIHPEDVPHSLAAWSEAVGSGQPFDQEMRVRRQDGQYRWVHSRAYCRQDERGQPVKWYGSCEDIDEHWQARNALLDSEAQFRSLASTMPNQAWLAHGSGATYWVNEQVCDYTGQSLKSLVTSGFRHCVHPDDVQATQKSWERAVTTASAYEHEFRMRRASDGAYRWFLARALPLFDEAGTVLRWVGTNTDVQEQKNVLEKMAYLNSSLEVEMANRTADRDRMWRLSTDIMLVADLAGMIIAVNPAWSQILERPEIESLGMDFISLVHPDDRMAALKDLSRLAHGAPTLRMENRYRRRDGGYRWISWTAVPAQKLIHAIGRDVTDEKEARLALVRSEQALLQAQKLESIGKLTGGVAHDFNNVLQIISGNLQLLKLTVADNPQAARRLASAASAVERGAKLSSQLLAFARRQPLRPLVTDLGRLLRRMHELIRRALGEAIAEETFISDGLWHTLVDPNQMENVLLNMAINARDAMDKGGRLTFTLSNVTLDADYASRHADVLEGQYVLLTITDTGHGMERDVIDQIFEPFFTTKREGEGTGLGLSMAYGFIRQSAGHIKVQSAPGAGTTFKIYLPRSLEKLAEPPPGLTGPVLGGSETILVVEDDAPVQHTVVDMLRGLGYDVLHADDGASALALLGTGVAIDLLFTDVVMPGPVSSKELAQQARLLLPELAVLFTSGYTHNAIMQGGRLDPGVELLSKPYQREDLARRIRHVLADRRLVGAPDPSGRRILLVEDNDDAREMTTEMLNILGHTVHGVASAEEALPLLAMPGLDVLVTDISLPTMSGLELARHARAHWPQLDVVFASGHDWGASLMQDASARFLRKPFGLEELAGALKARRLDVY, via the coding sequence GTGCACGCAAACAACATTCTTTCCTTGCTGGACGCCGAGCATAGTGCGCTGGGCAGCATTGCGGCCGGCGCCGACCTGGCCCATGCACTGGAACACCTGTTGCTGGCGCTGCAAGACCTGGCCGACGGCGGCGCGCATGCCTGCCTCGTGCTGATCGACGAAGCCGACCGCTTTTGCGGCTTGTCCGCCCCCAGCCTGCCGCAAGACCTGTGCCTGGCGCTGCGCCACGGCGGCGAGCAGCCTTCTCCGTTCGGCACTGCCGCTTTTTCCGGCGCGCCCGTGTATTGCGGCGACATCACGCGCGACGTGCACTGGAGCGCGGGACGCAAGGAAGCCATGCTGCACGGCTACCGCGCCTGCTGGGTCGCTCCCGTCTTCGGCGCCAAGGGACATATCCTGGGCGTGCTGGGCCTGTTTTTCCCCGCGCCATGCCATCCCACGCAACCCGAGATCGAATTGCTGGCGCTGGCCGCGCGCGTGGCCGCGCATGTGATCGAGCGGGGCCAGCTGGAACAGGCGCTGCACGACAGCCGCGAACATTTTCATTACGCCATCGAACTGAACACGCAAGTGCTGTGGACGGCCGATGTCGACGGCAAGCTCGATTATGTGGCGCAGCGCTGGCGCGAATGGACGGGTGGCATCGGCCTGGGCACCAGCTGGCTGGACGCCATCCACCCCGAGGACGTGCCCCATTCCCTGGCGGCCTGGAGCGAAGCGGTGGGCAGCGGTCAGCCTTTCGACCAGGAAATGCGCGTGCGCCGGCAGGACGGCCAGTACCGCTGGGTGCATTCGCGCGCCTACTGCCGGCAAGACGAGCGCGGCCAGCCCGTGAAATGGTATGGCTCGTGCGAGGATATCGACGAACACTGGCAGGCGCGCAATGCCTTGCTCGACAGCGAGGCGCAGTTCCGTTCACTCGCTTCCACCATGCCGAACCAGGCCTGGCTGGCGCATGGCAGCGGCGCCACCTACTGGGTCAACGAGCAAGTCTGCGACTACACGGGGCAATCGCTGAAGTCGCTCGTCACCAGCGGTTTTCGCCACTGCGTGCATCCAGACGACGTGCAGGCCACGCAAAAAAGCTGGGAACGGGCCGTCACCACCGCCAGCGCCTACGAGCACGAGTTCCGCATGCGCCGCGCCAGCGACGGCGCCTACCGCTGGTTCCTGGCGCGCGCCTTGCCGCTGTTCGACGAGGCGGGCACGGTGCTGCGCTGGGTGGGCACGAATACGGACGTGCAGGAACAAAAGAACGTGCTGGAAAAGATGGCTTACCTGAATTCCTCGCTGGAAGTGGAAATGGCCAACCGCACGGCCGACCGCGACCGCATGTGGCGCTTGTCGACCGACATCATGCTGGTGGCCGACCTGGCCGGCATGATCATCGCCGTCAATCCCGCCTGGAGCCAGATCCTCGAGCGGCCGGAAATCGAATCGCTGGGCATGGACTTCATCAGCCTCGTGCATCCCGACGACCGCATGGCGGCCTTGAAGGATTTGTCGCGCCTGGCTCATGGCGCACCCACCTTGCGCATGGAAAACCGCTACCGGCGCCGCGATGGCGGCTACCGCTGGATTTCCTGGACGGCCGTGCCGGCGCAAAAGCTGATCCACGCCATCGGCCGCGACGTCACCGACGAAAAAGAGGCCCGGCTGGCGCTGGTGCGCAGCGAGCAAGCTTTATTGCAGGCGCAAAAGCTGGAATCGATCGGCAAGCTGACGGGCGGCGTGGCCCACGATTTCAACAACGTGCTGCAAATTATCTCGGGTAATCTGCAGTTGCTGAAACTGACGGTGGCCGACAATCCGCAGGCGGCCAGGCGCCTCGCTTCGGCCGCCTCGGCAGTCGAACGGGGCGCCAAGCTGTCTTCGCAACTGCTGGCCTTTGCCCGGCGTCAACCTTTGCGGCCGCTGGTGACGGACCTGGGCCGTTTGCTGCGCCGCATGCATGAGCTGATCCGCCGCGCCCTGGGCGAAGCGATTGCCGAGGAAACCTTCATCAGCGACGGCTTGTGGCATACCCTGGTCGACCCGAACCAGATGGAAAACGTGCTGCTGAACATGGCCATCAATGCGCGCGACGCGATGGACAAGGGCGGGCGCCTCACGTTCACCTTGAGCAACGTCACGCTCGATGCGGACTACGCCAGCCGGCATGCGGACGTGCTGGAAGGGCAATACGTGCTGCTGACCATCACCGACACGGGCCATGGCATGGAGCGCGACGTGATCGACCAGATTTTCGAGCCGTTTTTCACCACCAAGCGCGAAGGCGAGGGTACGGGACTGGGCCTGTCCATGGCTTACGGCTTCATCCGCCAGAGCGCGGGCCACATCAAGGTGCAAAGCGCGCCGGGCGCCGGCACGACGTTCAAGATATACCTGCCCCGTTCGCTGGAAAAGCTGGCCGAGCCGCCACCGGGCCTGACTGGCCCCGTGCTGGGCGGCAGCGAGACCATCCTCGTGGTCGAAGACGATGCGCCCGTGCAGCACACGGTGGTCGACATGCTGCGCGGCCTCGGCTACGACGTGCTGCATGCGGACGATGGCGCCTCGGCCCTGGCCCTGCTGGGCACGGGCGTGGCCATCGATCTGCTGTTCACGGATGTGGTCATGCCTGGCCCCGTCAGCAGCAAGGAACTGGCGCAGCAGGCCCGGCTGTTGCTGCCGGAACTGGCCGTATTGTTTACCTCGGGCTATACGCACAACGCCATCATGCAGGGCGGGCGGCTCGATCCGGGCGTCGAATTGTTGAGCAAACCGTACCAGCGCGAAGACCTGGCGCGGCGCATTCGCCATGTGCTGGCCGACCGCCGCCTGGTGGGCGCGCCCGACCCGTCCGGACGGCGCATCCTGCTGGTGGAAGACAATGACGATGCGCGCGAAATGACGACCGAGATGCTCAATATCCTGGGGCACACCGTGCACGGCGTGGCCAGCGCCGAAGAAGCCTTGCCCCTGTTGGCCATGCCGGGCCTGGATGTGCTGGTGACGGACATCAGCCTGCCCACCATGTCCGGCCTGGAACTGGCGCGCCATGCGCGCGCGCACTGGCCGCAGCTGGACGTGGTGTTTGCTTCCGGGCACGATTGGGGCGCCAGCCTGATGCAGGACGCCAGCGCGCGTTTTCTGCGCAAGCCGTTTGGCCTGGAAGAGCTGGCCGGCGCACTGAAGGCGCGCCGGCTCGACGTCTACTAG
- a CDS encoding alpha/beta hydrolase — MPTSLPSSLIATALLASVHGAVAAPMSLDDYLALNGPPPTAQIAYGPAPSQYAQLFRPEGSGPFPVVVLVHGGCWTVAFGGIKQMRNVAGALVAQGIAVWNVEYRRVDEPGGGYPGTYEDMHAALDSLQQHAPQYQMDVNRIVAMGHSAGGQLVQWIAGREKLPKTSPLYRDNYLPVKNIVSLGGLADLRHEKELIKTSCERDIAQLAGSASTDRPDIYSDTNAADLIPNGSRTVLITGELDTISPPRVAHDYAAKAVKAGDHAEVLILPGASHYDEIAATSNAWGMILVVVREMLGMEAK; from the coding sequence ATGCCTACATCCCTGCCATCCTCCCTGATCGCCACCGCCCTGCTCGCCTCGGTCCACGGCGCCGTCGCCGCCCCCATGAGCCTGGACGACTACCTGGCCCTGAACGGCCCGCCACCCACGGCGCAGATCGCGTATGGCCCCGCACCATCGCAATACGCGCAGCTGTTCCGGCCCGAAGGCAGCGGGCCGTTCCCCGTCGTCGTACTCGTGCATGGCGGCTGCTGGACGGTGGCCTTCGGCGGCATCAAACAGATGCGCAACGTGGCCGGCGCCCTCGTGGCGCAAGGCATCGCCGTGTGGAATGTGGAATACCGGCGCGTGGACGAGCCGGGCGGCGGCTATCCGGGCACCTATGAAGACATGCACGCGGCGCTCGACAGCCTGCAGCAGCACGCGCCCCAGTACCAGATGGACGTGAACCGCATCGTCGCCATGGGCCACTCGGCCGGCGGCCAGCTGGTGCAATGGATCGCCGGCCGGGAAAAACTGCCAAAGACCAGCCCCCTGTACCGCGACAACTACCTGCCAGTGAAAAACATCGTCAGCCTGGGCGGCCTGGCCGACCTGCGCCATGAGAAAGAACTAATCAAAACCAGCTGCGAGCGCGACATCGCCCAGCTGGCAGGCAGCGCCAGCACCGACCGCCCCGACATCTACAGCGACACCAACGCCGCCGACCTGATCCCCAACGGCAGCCGCACCGTGTTGATCACAGGCGAGCTCGACACCATCTCCCCACCCCGCGTGGCGCACGACTACGCAGCGAAAGCTGTGAAGGCCGGTGACCATGCGGAGGTACTGATTTTGCCGGGGGCCAGTCATTATGACGAGATTGCGGCGACGTCGAATGCTTGGGGGATGATTTTGGTGGTGGTGCGGGAGATGTTGGGGATGGAAGCGAAATGA
- a CDS encoding SRPBCC family protein gives MTTAEQKQEGQHRDSSDFVITQTFDAPRELVFRSWVEPERLAQWWGPVGFELSVLALDLKPGGVFHYGMRADNGYEMWGKFTYQSIEAPERIVSILSFADKQGNAVQHPVSATWPLESFNVMTLTEENGKTTMTLRSTPHKATDEQHRTFLEGHESMTQGFRATFAQLAQYLARVQ, from the coding sequence ATGACCACCGCAGAACAGAAGCAGGAAGGACAGCACCGCGACAGCAGCGACTTTGTCATCACGCAGACTTTCGACGCGCCGCGCGAACTGGTGTTCCGCTCGTGGGTGGAGCCGGAGCGCCTGGCCCAATGGTGGGGCCCCGTCGGCTTCGAATTGAGCGTGCTGGCGCTGGACCTCAAACCGGGCGGCGTTTTCCACTACGGCATGCGCGCCGATAATGGCTACGAGATGTGGGGCAAGTTCACCTATCAGTCTATCGAAGCACCTGAACGTATCGTTTCCATCCTGTCGTTTGCCGACAAGCAGGGCAATGCCGTGCAGCACCCTGTCAGCGCTACTTGGCCACTGGAATCGTTCAATGTCATGACGCTCACCGAGGAAAACGGCAAGACGACGATGACGTTACGTTCGACGCCGCACAAGGCGACGGATGAGCAGCATCGGACTTTCCTGGAAGGGCATGAGTCGATGACGCAGGGGTTCAGGGCCACTTTCGCCCAGCTAGCACAGTACCTGGCGCGTGTTCAGTGA
- the fusA gene encoding elongation factor G — translation MTRKTPIERYRNIGISAHIDAGKTTTTERILFYTGVNHKIGEVHNGAATMDWMEQEQERGITITSAATTAFWKGMAGNFPEHRINIIDTPGHVDFTIEVERSMRVLDGAVMVYDAVGGVQPQSETVWRQANKYHVPRIAFINKMDRVGADFLRVRQQIADRLKGVAVPIQLPIGAEEHFTGVIDLLKMRAITWDDASQGVQFSYGEIPVELLPQAQQWHDHMVEHAAEATLDMTERYLNGDTFTEAELKQALRARTIRNEIVPMLCGSAFKNKGVQAMLDAVIEYLPSPMEVPPIMGHDEHDNEVERHPTDDEHFAALAFKIMTDPFVGQLTFFRVYSGVVNSGDMVYNPTKSARERLGRILQMHANERKEIKEVYAGDIAAAVGLKAVTTGDTLCAIDHIIVLEKMIFPEPVISQAVEPKTKPDQEKMGIALNRLAQEDPSFRVHTDEESGQTIMSGMGELHLEILVDRMRREFGVEANVGKPQVAYRETITRAVEDVEGKFVKQSGGRGQYGHVVLKLEPLPPGTGYQFVDAIKGGVVPREFIPAVDKGIIETLKAGVLAGYPVVDVKATLTFGSYHDVDSNENAFRMAGSIAFKDGMRKASPVLLEPMMQVEAETPEEFMGNVMGDLTARRGMVQGVDDIPGGAGRIVKALVPLAEMFGYSTTLRSLTQGRATYTMEFKHYAAVPKHILDQVASAGKAK, via the coding sequence ATGACCCGCAAAACACCTATCGAGCGCTACCGCAACATCGGCATCAGCGCCCATATCGACGCCGGCAAAACCACCACCACCGAGCGCATTCTTTTCTACACCGGGGTGAATCACAAGATAGGCGAAGTGCACAATGGCGCCGCCACCATGGACTGGATGGAGCAGGAGCAGGAACGAGGCATCACCATCACCTCGGCCGCCACCACGGCCTTCTGGAAAGGCATGGCCGGCAACTTCCCCGAACACCGCATCAACATCATCGACACGCCCGGCCACGTGGATTTCACGATTGAAGTCGAGCGCTCGATGCGCGTGCTCGACGGCGCCGTGATGGTCTACGATGCCGTCGGCGGCGTGCAGCCGCAATCAGAAACCGTCTGGCGGCAAGCCAATAAATACCACGTGCCGCGCATCGCCTTCATCAACAAGATGGACCGGGTGGGGGCCGATTTCCTGCGCGTGCGCCAGCAGATCGCCGACCGCCTGAAGGGCGTGGCCGTGCCCATCCAGCTGCCCATCGGCGCTGAAGAGCATTTCACGGGCGTGATCGACCTGTTGAAAATGCGCGCCATCACCTGGGACGATGCCAGCCAGGGCGTGCAGTTCAGCTATGGCGAGATTCCCGTCGAGCTGCTGCCGCAGGCGCAGCAGTGGCATGACCACATGGTCGAGCACGCGGCTGAAGCCACGCTGGACATGACGGAACGCTACCTGAATGGCGACACGTTTACGGAAGCCGAGCTCAAGCAAGCCTTGCGCGCGCGCACCATCCGCAATGAAATCGTGCCCATGCTGTGCGGCAGCGCCTTTAAAAACAAGGGCGTGCAGGCGATGCTCGATGCCGTCATCGAATACCTGCCGTCGCCGATGGAAGTGCCGCCCATCATGGGCCATGACGAGCACGACAACGAGGTGGAGCGCCATCCGACGGATGACGAGCACTTTGCCGCCCTCGCTTTCAAGATCATGACGGATCCGTTCGTCGGGCAGCTGACCTTCTTCCGCGTGTATTCGGGCGTCGTCAATTCGGGCGACATGGTCTACAACCCGACCAAAAGCGCGCGCGAACGGCTGGGGCGCATCCTGCAGATGCATGCGAACGAGCGCAAGGAAATCAAGGAAGTGTATGCTGGCGACATCGCCGCCGCCGTGGGCCTGAAAGCCGTGACCACGGGCGACACCCTGTGCGCCATCGACCACATCATCGTGCTGGAAAAGATGATTTTTCCGGAACCTGTGATCTCCCAGGCGGTCGAACCCAAGACCAAGCCTGACCAGGAAAAGATGGGCATCGCCCTGAACCGCCTGGCGCAGGAAGACCCGTCGTTCAGGGTGCATACGGACGAGGAATCGGGCCAGACCATCATGTCGGGCATGGGCGAACTGCACCTGGAAATTCTGGTCGACCGCATGCGGCGCGAATTCGGCGTGGAAGCCAATGTCGGCAAGCCGCAGGTGGCCTACCGGGAAACCATCACGCGCGCGGTGGAAGACGTGGAAGGCAAGTTCGTCAAGCAATCGGGCGGACGGGGCCAGTACGGCCACGTGGTGCTCAAACTCGAACCCTTGCCGCCAGGCACAGGCTACCAGTTCGTCGACGCCATCAAGGGCGGCGTGGTGCCGCGCGAATTCATTCCGGCCGTCGACAAGGGCATCATCGAAACATTGAAGGCGGGCGTGCTGGCCGGCTACCCGGTCGTCGACGTCAAGGCCACCTTGACCTTCGGCTCCTACCACGACGTCGATTCGAACGAAAACGCGTTCCGCATGGCCGGCTCCATCGCCTTCAAGGATGGCATGCGCAAAGCGTCGCCCGTGCTGCTGGAACCGATGATGCAGGTGGAGGCGGAAACGCCGGAAGAGTTCATGGGCAACGTCATGGGCGACCTGACGGCCCGCCGCGGCATGGTGCAAGGCGTCGACGACATCCCCGGCGGCGCGGGACGCATCGTCAAGGCCCTCGTGCCGCTGGCGGAAATGTTCGGCTATTCCACCACCTTGCGTTCGCTGACCCAGGGCCGCGCCACCTATACGATGGAATTCAAGCATTATGCGGCCGTGCCCAAGCATATCCTCGACCAGGTGGCATCTGCTGGCAAAGCCAAGTAG
- a CDS encoding phospholipase A, producing the protein MTIQLRKIILSSLLASPALAMAGELEQQMQRCAVLGDASARLGCFDTLAKAAEKATIAAGGDPAAAAATLAVAADAAPLTPVSPPGVATPDAVNAAIPAIAQAGAAPPEAPISRTQQSWELNDASKRGLFNFRPHRDTYLLLANYSDASNDEPFQDFTPGGIKSQHVELTFQLSFKMKLLEDIAGTPIDMWFGYTQQSFWQAYNRKASSPFRETNYQPELMLVMPINKNFAGVEFNYLNFGLVHQSNGQTSTLSRSWNRVYAELGVEKDNLAVTTRIWHRLDNGKTDNDNIDITDYMGHGDLRVSYRNKGHEYAVTARRNFSKKHGSMQASWAFPLKANLKGYLQLFSGYGQSLIDYNYSQKSIGAGFMVDL; encoded by the coding sequence ATGACTATCCAACTAAGAAAAATAATCCTCTCTTCCCTGCTGGCATCGCCGGCGCTGGCCATGGCCGGCGAACTGGAACAGCAAATGCAGCGTTGCGCCGTCCTCGGCGACGCCAGCGCCCGCCTCGGCTGCTTCGACACCCTGGCCAAGGCGGCGGAAAAGGCCACCATCGCGGCTGGCGGCGATCCCGCGGCGGCCGCAGCGACCCTCGCAGTGGCGGCCGATGCCGCTCCCCTCACGCCAGTCAGTCCGCCGGGCGTCGCCACGCCGGACGCCGTCAACGCTGCCATTCCCGCCATCGCGCAGGCTGGCGCGGCGCCACCGGAAGCACCGATTTCGCGCACGCAGCAATCGTGGGAACTGAACGACGCCTCGAAGCGCGGCCTGTTCAACTTCCGCCCGCACCGCGACACCTATCTGCTGCTGGCCAATTACAGCGACGCCTCGAACGACGAACCGTTCCAGGATTTCACGCCAGGCGGCATCAAGAGTCAGCATGTGGAACTGACTTTCCAGCTGAGCTTCAAGATGAAGTTGCTGGAAGACATCGCCGGCACACCGATCGACATGTGGTTCGGCTACACGCAGCAAAGTTTCTGGCAGGCGTATAACCGCAAGGCCTCAAGCCCGTTCCGCGAAACCAATTACCAGCCGGAACTGATGCTGGTCATGCCGATCAACAAGAATTTCGCGGGCGTGGAATTCAATTACCTGAACTTCGGCCTCGTGCACCAGTCCAACGGCCAGACGTCGACCCTGTCGCGCAGCTGGAACCGCGTGTATGCCGAGCTGGGCGTGGAAAAAGACAACCTGGCCGTCACGACGCGCATCTGGCACCGCCTCGACAATGGCAAGACAGACAATGACAATATCGACATCACCGATTACATGGGACATGGCGATTTGCGCGTGAGCTACCGCAACAAGGGTCACGAGTACGCCGTGACGGCGCGCCGCAATTTCAGCAAGAAGCATGGCTCCATGCAGGCCAGCTGGGCTTTCCCATTGAAGGCCAACCTGAAAGGCTATCTGCAACTGTTCTCCGGCTATGGCCAGAGCTTGATCGACTACAACTATTCGCAGAAATCGATCGGCGCCGGTTTCATGGTCGACCTGTAA